Proteins encoded together in one uncultured Sphaerochaeta sp. window:
- the mnmE gene encoding tRNA uridine-5-carboxymethylaminomethyl(34) synthesis GTPase MnmE: MREYVTDDIIYALATPWAQSALAVIRVSGEGCKALLATRFSRPKALKEAGNATLVHGYLQDEAGKKLDEVVAAVYTEGHGYTLEEAIEFSCHGSLAVIKEILALFSRLGMRSAEGGEFTFRAFLHGRLDLTQAEAVQELVVSQSERSRALALGRLEGSLKERISSLKQQLMQVMAAVEVQLDYAEDELDAFVFPRAQLVDLIEQLHHLSETYQVGKLYKSGARIVLAGSTNAGKSSLFNLLLKQERSIVSPVKGTTRDYIEADLSIEGIPIRLYDTAGLRESSDSIESEGIKRTERLIGQADLVVFLVDSTMMGHVPEEDERTLVVYNKSDLAKPPKGKLAISAQSGEGVDHLLHEISTRLTSGFSISGDELLIIESERQYQLLDASKVALERALNLVDDDIPLDITAVELGEALDNLGQLTGEVTPSDILETIFSGFCVGK, translated from the coding sequence ATGAGAGAGTATGTAACCGACGATATCATCTATGCCCTTGCCACGCCATGGGCACAGAGCGCGTTAGCGGTCATAAGGGTCAGTGGGGAAGGGTGCAAAGCACTGCTTGCAACTCGTTTTTCCCGACCTAAAGCCTTAAAAGAAGCTGGTAATGCCACTTTGGTGCATGGGTACCTGCAGGATGAAGCAGGAAAAAAGCTAGATGAGGTTGTTGCCGCCGTTTATACGGAAGGACACGGGTATACGCTGGAGGAAGCTATTGAGTTTTCTTGTCATGGCTCTCTTGCTGTGATCAAGGAAATACTGGCACTGTTTTCCCGACTGGGTATGCGTAGTGCAGAAGGTGGTGAATTCACCTTCCGTGCATTCTTGCACGGTCGGTTGGATCTGACCCAGGCAGAAGCTGTGCAGGAGCTGGTGGTGAGCCAGAGTGAACGCTCCAGGGCTCTTGCCCTGGGACGGCTTGAAGGGAGCTTGAAGGAACGTATCAGTTCCCTGAAGCAACAATTGATGCAGGTCATGGCTGCTGTCGAGGTACAACTCGACTATGCGGAGGATGAGCTGGATGCATTTGTGTTTCCCCGTGCCCAGCTCGTTGATTTGATCGAGCAACTCCACCACCTCTCTGAGACTTACCAGGTAGGAAAGCTCTACAAGAGTGGGGCCAGGATTGTGCTTGCCGGTTCTACCAACGCAGGGAAAAGCTCTCTCTTTAATTTGCTATTGAAGCAGGAGCGTTCGATAGTCAGCCCTGTAAAGGGAACCACCCGTGATTATATAGAAGCCGACCTGTCGATCGAGGGTATCCCGATTCGCCTGTACGATACAGCGGGACTCAGGGAGAGCTCTGACAGTATTGAGAGTGAAGGCATTAAACGAACAGAACGCCTTATTGGGCAGGCAGACTTGGTGGTATTTCTTGTTGACAGCACCATGATGGGGCATGTACCTGAAGAGGATGAACGGACCCTGGTGGTCTACAACAAGAGTGATCTTGCAAAGCCACCGAAGGGGAAGTTGGCTATCAGTGCCCAAAGTGGGGAAGGAGTGGATCATTTGCTCCATGAGATCTCCACGCGCCTGACCAGTGGGTTCTCCATCAGTGGTGATGAGCTCCTGATCATTGAATCGGAGCGGCAGTACCAACTTTTGGATGCAAGCAAAGTGGCGCTCGAGAGAGCTCTCAATCTGGTAGATGATGATATCCCTTTGGATATCACTGCTGTAGAGTTGGGAGAGGCGCTGGACAATCTTGGTCAGTTGACCGGAGAGGTTACCCCCTCCGATATTCTTGAGACAATCTTCAGTGGATTTTGTGTAGGAAAATAA
- a CDS encoding amino acid--tRNA ligase-related protein — MKTAAQQRSRMNRAIRTFFDERSYTEVDTPILSPTLIPEATIENFSTRFENPFLPSKDLYLVPSPEIFMKQLIAEGIGSIYQISHCFRNSEQLGNIHNIEFSMLEYYTVGVDEKDSITLTEDLVASLLSEDSPQDLRPPFRRMTVEEAMLTYTGIDLKLNQRQSSLANEAKRLGLSLPPGPESWEDTFNRIFLTFVEPNLPQDRPLVLEQYPRQIACLAKADGLYRRRWELYIRGVEIANCYDEERSENTISAYYQSEYAKLVENRMDSGSVIPDTDPALAHTFASMPQCSGVAMGLDRLLMLLMDKRSLQGVILFPLSDMLRNGDTRNL, encoded by the coding sequence ATGAAAACAGCAGCACAGCAAAGGAGCAGGATGAATAGGGCAATCCGCACCTTTTTTGACGAACGTTCCTATACGGAAGTCGACACCCCCATACTCAGCCCCACCCTCATACCTGAAGCCACCATCGAGAACTTTTCCACACGGTTTGAGAACCCCTTTCTTCCCTCCAAGGACCTCTACCTGGTTCCTTCACCAGAGATCTTCATGAAACAACTTATCGCAGAGGGAATCGGCAGTATCTACCAGATCAGCCATTGCTTCAGAAACAGTGAACAACTGGGTAATATCCACAATATTGAGTTCTCCATGCTTGAGTACTATACCGTAGGCGTAGACGAGAAGGACTCCATTACCCTGACAGAAGATCTTGTCGCCTCACTGCTGAGTGAAGACAGTCCACAGGACCTCAGGCCTCCCTTCAGACGAATGACCGTTGAAGAGGCAATGCTCACCTATACGGGGATTGACCTGAAACTCAACCAGCGACAAAGCTCACTTGCCAATGAAGCAAAGAGACTCGGTCTCTCACTTCCCCCTGGGCCAGAGAGTTGGGAAGACACGTTCAACAGGATTTTCCTGACCTTCGTTGAGCCAAACCTCCCCCAAGACCGCCCCTTGGTACTGGAGCAGTATCCAAGGCAGATTGCCTGCCTTGCAAAGGCTGACGGCCTTTACCGACGAAGGTGGGAACTCTACATCCGTGGTGTGGAGATCGCCAACTGTTATGACGAAGAGAGAAGCGAAAACACTATCTCTGCCTACTACCAGAGTGAGTATGCAAAGCTGGTGGAAAACAGGATGGACAGTGGCTCTGTCATCCCCGACACCGACCCAGCCCTTGCCCATACCTTTGCATCCATGCCCCAATGCTCAGGGGTAGCCATGGGCCTCGATCGTCTGTTGATGTTGCTTATGGATAAAAGGAGTCTGCAGGGGGTGATTCTTTTTCCGCTTTCTGATATGCTGAGGAATGGCGATACGCGTAATTTGTAA
- the efp gene encoding elongation factor P: MIKAGQIDKGTALLIKGQPFVVVDREFVNPGKGSAFVRLKMKSPSTGQTLSETMKTQDNAEDITVLDRDCQYLYNDGEHFHLMLTDTFEQIEVPMTTFPDYEFLMKDGETYRCTFWEEQMLDIQLPPKVVYLVAEAEEAVKGDTVQGATKYVTTETGLKVRVPIFIKQGEKIRINTETKEYIERVNS, from the coding sequence ATGATTAAAGCAGGCCAAATCGATAAGGGAACCGCCTTATTGATCAAAGGACAACCCTTTGTGGTCGTTGACCGAGAGTTCGTAAATCCCGGCAAAGGCTCCGCCTTCGTACGACTGAAGATGAAGAGCCCCTCAACAGGCCAGACCTTGAGTGAAACGATGAAGACCCAGGATAACGCTGAAGACATCACGGTACTGGATCGTGACTGTCAGTACCTGTACAATGATGGAGAGCATTTCCATCTTATGTTGACTGACACCTTCGAGCAGATCGAAGTACCGATGACCACGTTCCCAGACTATGAGTTCCTCATGAAGGACGGGGAGACCTACCGGTGCACATTCTGGGAAGAGCAGATGCTCGACATCCAGCTTCCCCCGAAAGTGGTCTATCTGGTTGCAGAGGCTGAGGAAGCAGTAAAAGGTGACACCGTCCAGGGTGCAACCAAGTACGTAACCACAGAAACCGGACTGAAAGTCCGTGTCCCTATTTTCATCAAGCAAGGTGAGAAGATCCGCATCAATACCGAAACAAAAGAGTATATCGAGCGGGTCAACAGCTGA
- a CDS encoding extracellular solute-binding protein has protein sequence MKARNVLITAMVILMLLPGVLFAQAAAEETDSNTMRLAWWGNPTRDERTYKAVEMFEAKNPGVTIETETTGWSGYWDKMNTQAAAGSLPDLMQHDYAYMLQWVERNQLADLTPYVDKGIIDLSKINDSFLTGGRVDGKLYGISLGTNAVCLTYDPAVLKKAGISQINSATWTWADFERIALQVYQKTGVQTIPFFTTDPKVGFDNMIRQTGASTYGETGLGFTDPAALREFYAIQLRLLEAGALIKPETAFVTVSPEEGAIAKGETWVEFIWSNQFVSTQAAAQRPLEIALLPNLKNAKAKGTFLKPSMFFSIPASAENPELAAKFLNFFVNNIEVNDMLMGERGVPIPDDVREHMSTMVDPINKQIFDYISLASKNAGPIDAPDPAGSGEFLKMVRDVTQEILMKRVSLDEGVAKIMSRGNEILK, from the coding sequence ATGAAAGCAAGAAACGTTCTCATCACCGCCATGGTGATCCTCATGTTGTTGCCTGGTGTCCTCTTTGCCCAGGCAGCGGCCGAGGAAACTGATTCAAACACGATGCGACTCGCCTGGTGGGGCAACCCTACCCGCGACGAACGCACCTACAAGGCCGTCGAAATGTTCGAAGCCAAAAATCCAGGAGTCACCATTGAAACCGAGACAACCGGTTGGAGTGGCTATTGGGACAAGATGAACACCCAGGCAGCCGCAGGAAGCCTTCCTGACCTTATGCAGCATGACTATGCGTACATGCTCCAGTGGGTAGAGAGGAATCAGCTCGCTGATCTTACCCCGTATGTTGATAAGGGAATCATCGACCTCTCCAAGATCAATGACTCTTTCCTTACCGGTGGTAGGGTTGATGGAAAATTGTATGGCATCAGCTTGGGTACCAACGCCGTATGTCTTACCTATGATCCTGCAGTTCTCAAGAAGGCAGGCATCTCACAGATCAACAGTGCAACCTGGACCTGGGCAGACTTTGAACGCATCGCCCTTCAGGTGTACCAGAAGACCGGTGTACAGACAATCCCATTCTTCACTACTGATCCAAAGGTTGGTTTCGACAACATGATCCGGCAGACTGGAGCATCCACCTATGGGGAAACAGGACTCGGTTTTACCGACCCTGCAGCTCTACGTGAATTCTATGCAATCCAGCTCAGACTTCTCGAAGCAGGCGCTCTCATTAAGCCGGAAACAGCTTTTGTGACTGTCAGCCCTGAGGAAGGAGCCATTGCCAAGGGTGAGACTTGGGTTGAATTCATCTGGTCCAACCAGTTTGTATCCACCCAGGCTGCAGCACAGCGTCCACTCGAGATTGCTCTGCTTCCCAACCTCAAGAACGCAAAGGCAAAGGGTACATTCCTTAAGCCTTCCATGTTCTTCAGCATTCCAGCTTCCGCTGAGAATCCTGAACTTGCAGCAAAGTTCCTCAACTTCTTTGTCAACAACATCGAAGTTAATGACATGTTGATGGGTGAACGCGGCGTTCCCATTCCTGATGATGTACGTGAGCACATGTCAACAATGGTTGACCCGATCAATAAGCAGATTTTCGATTACATCAGTCTTGCGTCCAAGAACGCAGGTCCGATTGACGCTCCCGATCCGGCAGGAAGCGGTGAGTTCCTCAAGATGGTACGTGATGTTACCCAAGAGATACTCATGAAGCGTGTATCCCTAGATGAAGGGGTTGCCAAGATCATGAGCAGAGGAAACGAAATTCTGAAGTAA
- a CDS encoding sugar ABC transporter permease, whose translation MKQLTSRRRAFLDDLSGYAFISPWLLGFIAFSIIPILFSLYYSFTEYDILGEPMFNGLENFRRMLGDELFWQSLKVTFFYAFVSVPLRLLFAFFVAMLFNRGTRAIRVYQAIYYVPSLVGGSIAIAVMWRRLFMADGALNAALAKIGIITDISWIGDPSTAIWTLILLAAWQFGSSMLIFLAGLRQIPKELYEAASIDGANPLKKFTHITVPQITPVIFFNLVMQLINGFTVFTQAFVVSGGSGDPLNSTLVYALYLYQRAFKYYDMGYGSALAWVLVLIIGVMTGIVFKTSNNWVFYEAKEGK comes from the coding sequence ATGAAGCAACTCACATCTCGCAGGCGAGCGTTTTTAGACGATCTATCCGGCTATGCCTTTATCAGCCCATGGCTGCTGGGGTTCATAGCCTTTTCCATTATCCCGATCCTTTTCTCCCTCTACTACTCCTTCACCGAATATGACATCCTCGGTGAACCGATGTTCAATGGGTTGGAGAATTTCAGGAGGATGCTAGGCGATGAACTCTTCTGGCAATCACTGAAGGTTACCTTCTTCTATGCATTCGTTTCAGTACCGCTACGCCTGCTCTTTGCCTTCTTTGTTGCCATGTTGTTCAACCGTGGTACCCGTGCTATCAGGGTGTATCAGGCAATATATTACGTACCTTCCCTGGTTGGTGGTTCAATTGCCATCGCGGTCATGTGGAGAAGACTCTTCATGGCTGATGGAGCACTCAATGCTGCATTGGCAAAAATTGGGATCATCACTGACATATCCTGGATAGGAGACCCCTCAACAGCAATCTGGACTTTGATACTGCTTGCTGCGTGGCAGTTTGGCTCCTCCATGCTGATCTTCCTTGCTGGACTCAGACAGATACCCAAGGAACTCTATGAAGCGGCCTCCATTGATGGGGCAAACCCCCTCAAGAAATTCACTCACATTACCGTTCCCCAGATCACCCCGGTCATCTTCTTCAACCTGGTCATGCAGTTGATCAACGGATTCACGGTCTTTACCCAAGCCTTTGTGGTATCAGGAGGTTCAGGAGACCCCCTCAACTCAACATTGGTGTATGCACTCTATCTCTACCAAAGGGCATTCAAGTACTACGATATGGGCTATGGAAGTGCTCTCGCCTGGGTCCTGGTACTGATAATCGGTGTCATGACCGGGATTGTGTTCAAGACCTCAAACAATTGGGTCTTCTACGAAGCAAAGGAGGGCAAATAA
- a CDS encoding carbohydrate ABC transporter permease, with product MLNRKTKYLLGQTIFHIVVILLGFLMLYPILWMVSNSFKTNAEIFGSSSLIPESLSLEHYIRGWRFNNTITFTTFFKNSFYYTILSTFGAVIASSLVAYGFARVPFRGRSFWYACMFLTMMIPYQVVMVPQFIIFHKIGWINSFKPLIIPQFAGLPFFIFLMVQFIRQIPYELDDSAKIDGCNRFMIYSRILFPLIKPAVITSTIFSFYWRWDDFLGPLLFLNKPRLFTVSLALRMFSDPQTSTDWSAIFAMGTLSLLPVLIIFLVFQKYIVQGLATTGLKG from the coding sequence ATGTTGAACCGAAAAACGAAATATCTTCTCGGCCAAACCATATTCCACATCGTTGTCATCCTCCTGGGATTTCTGATGCTCTATCCGATTCTCTGGATGGTTTCCAACTCATTCAAGACCAATGCTGAAATCTTTGGTTCCAGTTCCCTGATCCCAGAATCCCTGAGCTTGGAACACTATATTCGAGGTTGGAGGTTCAACAATACGATTACCTTCACAACCTTCTTCAAGAACTCTTTCTACTACACGATCCTCTCCACTTTTGGAGCGGTGATTGCTTCCAGTTTGGTTGCCTATGGCTTTGCCAGGGTACCGTTCAGGGGTAGATCATTCTGGTATGCCTGTATGTTCCTGACCATGATGATTCCCTATCAGGTGGTCATGGTTCCCCAGTTCATCATTTTCCACAAGATTGGTTGGATCAACTCGTTCAAACCCTTGATCATTCCCCAATTTGCAGGACTCCCCTTCTTCATCTTCCTCATGGTGCAGTTCATCCGGCAAATCCCCTATGAGCTTGATGACTCGGCAAAGATAGATGGATGCAATCGTTTCATGATCTACTCGAGAATCCTGTTCCCTTTGATCAAGCCAGCGGTAATCACCAGTACGATCTTCAGCTTCTACTGGAGATGGGATGACTTCCTTGGACCACTGCTCTTCTTGAACAAGCCAAGGCTCTTCACCGTTTCTTTGGCACTCAGGATGTTCAGCGACCCGCAGACATCTACTGACTGGTCAGCCATCTTTGCCATGGGGACCCTCAGCCTCCTCCCTGTACTGATCATCTTCCTGGTTTTCCAGAAGTATATCGTACAGGGATTGGCTACAACCGGCTTGAAGGGTTAA
- a CDS encoding glycoside hydrolase family 88 protein: protein MKHVSSMDAAKTIVQRYLASHEDGQYTWRPFVKRGIYRREDYRYHADLQSLLPSAPLGSYSYIWGVYPSTGETTLRFALIPYGPVKIYVNGALVGESDIFSERYRSKQIFELPMKKGLNDLVLLCENTNGGFGCEFGTWVGKLDYYFLMPSLYSEMEGLCYSVAQETLLETLTLESLHSLDWYPERPELLGESVDLTSIFPDAKEGQCAVLATSFTLEKDLWCTFRSNARLFLDELPVEGSLELQAGRHTLLLHARIESPVTLEVLNAKTNDVIEVSNPVLPGSYPYRYLIAGPFDARPDVYSLQYTKPFSTANGEDFWHLEGEDTYLRMYNDNPLFGHWNYPLGVTLYGLVETERMLCSSDPSLAYRIAQYLENHIQASLDSYAYAMWDKEHLGGSTAVHHLMTSLDSLDDCGSFASTVLEVGKDHELHGFEEIIEVVRTYISKIQPRLSDGTFFRTGLMHEFHENTMWVDDLYMSVPFLIRYSLYAKDDSYLEDAINQFFGFAKYLYMEEEGLMSHVYDFERNIATLIPWGRGNGWALFSLSELLMVLSEDHPKRKKLLTFFRSLSEGFIRHQDEEGMFHQVLDMESSYQESSCTAMAACAFSRGVRRGWYENPEPYREGCVKACDGLKKKAIDSDGHVHGVCRGSEFSCSRHYYAEQLLPRLDDTHGIGIILLALCEGEKLA, encoded by the coding sequence ATGAAACACGTATCATCAATGGATGCAGCAAAAACTATTGTACAACGATACCTTGCGTCACACGAAGACGGCCAATATACCTGGCGACCGTTCGTGAAACGAGGAATCTACCGAAGAGAAGATTACCGCTATCATGCAGACTTGCAGAGTTTGCTTCCCTCAGCTCCTCTTGGTTCCTACAGCTATATCTGGGGAGTGTACCCCAGCACAGGAGAGACTACACTTCGCTTCGCACTCATTCCCTATGGTCCGGTCAAGATATATGTGAATGGTGCCTTGGTGGGGGAGAGTGATATTTTCAGCGAACGGTATCGAAGCAAACAGATATTTGAACTTCCTATGAAAAAAGGCCTCAATGATTTGGTCCTGCTCTGTGAAAACACCAATGGAGGGTTTGGCTGTGAATTCGGTACGTGGGTCGGTAAACTGGATTATTATTTCCTTATGCCCTCCCTTTACAGCGAGATGGAAGGGTTGTGTTACTCAGTTGCCCAGGAAACACTGCTGGAAACTCTTACCTTGGAGTCCTTGCATTCTTTGGATTGGTATCCTGAACGCCCTGAATTACTTGGGGAATCGGTAGATCTTACCAGCATTTTTCCCGATGCAAAGGAAGGCCAATGTGCGGTATTGGCAACCTCCTTTACCTTGGAGAAGGACCTTTGGTGTACCTTCAGGAGCAATGCTCGGCTTTTTCTTGATGAGCTTCCTGTGGAAGGATCCCTGGAACTACAAGCAGGTCGGCATACCCTCCTGCTCCATGCAAGGATTGAGAGTCCGGTCACCTTGGAGGTTCTTAATGCAAAGACCAATGATGTGATAGAGGTCTCAAATCCAGTCCTCCCTGGATCGTATCCCTATCGATACCTGATAGCTGGTCCGTTTGATGCACGTCCTGATGTATACTCACTTCAATACACCAAGCCATTTTCTACAGCAAACGGAGAGGATTTCTGGCATCTTGAAGGAGAAGATACCTACCTACGGATGTATAATGACAATCCTCTGTTTGGGCATTGGAACTATCCTCTAGGTGTCACCCTCTATGGCCTGGTGGAAACAGAGCGGATGCTCTGCTCCTCTGATCCTTCTCTGGCGTACCGCATTGCACAGTATCTGGAAAACCATATACAAGCCAGTCTTGATTCATACGCGTATGCCATGTGGGACAAGGAGCATCTTGGAGGCAGTACTGCTGTCCATCATCTGATGACAAGCCTGGACAGTCTTGATGACTGTGGATCCTTTGCATCAACGGTCCTCGAAGTAGGCAAGGATCATGAGCTTCATGGATTTGAGGAGATTATCGAGGTGGTTCGCACCTATATCAGCAAGATCCAGCCACGCCTAAGCGATGGTACGTTCTTTCGTACAGGGCTTATGCATGAGTTCCATGAAAATACCATGTGGGTCGATGACCTGTATATGTCAGTTCCTTTCCTCATTCGCTACAGCCTCTATGCAAAGGATGACTCCTATCTGGAAGACGCCATCAACCAATTCTTTGGGTTTGCAAAGTACCTCTATATGGAAGAGGAGGGGTTGATGAGCCATGTCTATGATTTTGAGCGCAATATTGCAACGCTCATCCCCTGGGGCCGGGGGAATGGGTGGGCATTGTTCAGCCTCTCTGAGCTGCTGATGGTGCTCTCAGAAGATCATCCAAAACGGAAGAAACTGCTCACTTTTTTCCGCTCGCTGAGCGAGGGTTTCATCCGTCACCAGGATGAGGAGGGAATGTTCCATCAGGTGTTGGACATGGAATCTTCCTACCAGGAAAGTTCCTGTACGGCGATGGCAGCCTGTGCCTTCTCAAGGGGTGTGCGCCGCGGGTGGTATGAGAACCCAGAACCCTACAGGGAAGGATGCGTGAAGGCCTGCGATGGACTCAAGAAAAAGGCCATCGATAGTGATGGCCATGTGCATGGGGTATGTCGTGGTTCGGAGTTCTCCTGTTCACGCCACTACTATGCCGAGCAGTTGCTTCCCCGCCTGGATGATACCCATGGAATAGGTATCATCCTCCTCGCTCTCTGTGAAGGGGAGAAACTTGCTTAA
- a CDS encoding TetR/AcrR family transcriptional regulator, which yields MQTKRQIELVEAAIRVTANDGIQKLTIRNVASAIGVSEAAVYRHFASKHELLQAILVHLDSLLTPQFATLLASKDSYREALTKFVHDLFTLLEHNAAFTLMLFAEETFNVDIQLKPQLDSLLQGNLKQLSAFYAEAIAEKRCRNDMNPVQLAMITLGTIRLYVSRWHMQDEPSNLSEQAKPITAGLSTLFSLQ from the coding sequence ATGCAGACAAAACGACAAATTGAATTGGTTGAAGCAGCAATCCGCGTAACAGCCAATGATGGTATCCAAAAGCTGACCATCCGGAATGTGGCCTCCGCCATTGGAGTCAGCGAAGCAGCTGTATACCGGCACTTTGCAAGCAAACATGAGTTATTGCAAGCAATCCTTGTCCATCTTGATAGCTTGCTTACCCCACAGTTTGCTACATTGCTCGCATCAAAAGATTCCTACAGGGAAGCGCTCACCAAGTTTGTACATGACTTGTTCACACTTTTGGAACATAATGCAGCATTTACCCTTATGCTGTTCGCTGAGGAGACATTCAATGTTGACATTCAACTCAAGCCACAGTTGGATTCACTGCTACAGGGGAACCTAAAGCAGCTCTCTGCGTTCTATGCAGAGGCCATTGCAGAGAAGCGTTGCAGGAATGATATGAACCCTGTTCAGCTTGCAATGATCACCCTCGGTACCATCCGCCTCTATGTCTCGCGTTGGCATATGCAGGATGAACCATCAAACCTAAGTGAACAGGCAAAGCCTATCACCGCTGGCCTGAGCACGCTCTTCTCATTGCAATAA